One region of Limisphaera ngatamarikiensis genomic DNA includes:
- a CDS encoding DUF6580 family putative transport protein → MSRIVGPLLFALVFALTRIPGLLPPNFSAAYAFAFCAGVFFRGAMAWALPMGTLALTDAFLTAYYAFKLGYDVVSGPALLALGFNYVAYATLIGLGQCFKPHASLLKLIGGGLIGAVLFYLITNTASWWFNPFGHPEYTRTLQGWLRALTLGASGWPPTWEFFRNTLLSSGLFTALFSVAARLTAPAESPAEKEPVPAAEEPAETPEPEAGTRSA, encoded by the coding sequence ATGTCGAGAATTGTTGGGCCGTTGTTGTTTGCGCTGGTGTTTGCGCTGACGCGCATCCCCGGGCTGTTGCCGCCCAATTTCAGCGCCGCCTACGCCTTTGCGTTTTGTGCCGGCGTGTTCTTCCGGGGTGCCATGGCCTGGGCGCTGCCCATGGGCACCCTGGCCCTGACGGACGCGTTTCTCACCGCCTACTACGCGTTCAAACTGGGGTACGATGTGGTCTCGGGCCCGGCCCTGCTGGCACTGGGCTTCAACTACGTTGCCTACGCGACGCTGATCGGTCTGGGTCAATGCTTCAAGCCGCACGCCTCCCTGCTCAAGCTGATTGGCGGGGGGTTGATCGGCGCGGTGCTTTTCTACCTCATCACCAACACGGCCAGCTGGTGGTTCAACCCGTTTGGTCACCCGGAATACACCCGGACCTTGCAGGGTTGGTTGCGCGCGTTGACCCTGGGGGCCAGCGGTTGGCCGCCAACATGGGAATTTTTCCGCAATACACTGCTCAGCAGCGGCCTGTTCACCGCCCTGTTCAGTGTCGCCGCGCGGCTGACCGCCCCGGCTGAATCGCCCGCGGAAAAGGAACCCGTCCCGGCAGCGGAGGAGCCGGCGGAAACGCCGGAACCGGAAGCCGGGACGCGATCGGCCTGA
- the nuoD gene encoding NADH dehydrogenase (quinone) subunit D — MSTAHTFEFGDTAARAERAGQAHATPPPVDETWEEVTGDRMVVNMGPSHPSTHGVLRLVLELDGEVITRATPDIGYLHRGDEKIAENMTWTQFIPYTDRLDYLAPLANNVAYALAVEKLLGIHDRLPPRCQYIRVICAELARISAHLLGLGSFAMDVGAVTVFLHTFTEREKIYNLCEALTGARFTTSYTRIGGVSRDTPPGWCDAVGRFVDELLRAVDEVETLLTRNRIWVDRTQGLGVIPPDLAVAYGLTGPNLRGSGVAHDLRKAHPYLCYAELEFDVPVGSQGDCYDRYLVRMEEMRQSARIIRQCLARMPGGPDNATGEPVCVDDGKIVLPPKAKVLTSMEELIHQFMLVTQGINCPPGEVYFGHENPKGELGFYIHSRGGGAPWRLKIRSPSFCNLSILPRLLPGHLVGDVPAILGSLDFVMGECDR; from the coding sequence ATGAGCACGGCACACACATTCGAGTTCGGTGACACCGCGGCACGGGCGGAGCGGGCCGGACAGGCCCACGCGACACCGCCGCCGGTGGACGAAACGTGGGAGGAGGTCACGGGGGACCGGATGGTGGTCAACATGGGACCGTCCCATCCCTCCACCCACGGGGTGCTGCGGCTGGTGTTGGAGCTGGATGGCGAGGTGATCACGCGGGCCACGCCCGACATCGGTTATCTGCATCGCGGCGATGAAAAAATCGCCGAGAACATGACCTGGACGCAGTTCATCCCCTACACCGACCGGCTGGATTACCTGGCGCCGCTCGCCAACAACGTGGCCTACGCCCTGGCGGTGGAGAAATTGCTGGGGATCCACGACCGGTTGCCGCCGCGCTGCCAGTACATCCGCGTGATCTGCGCCGAGCTGGCCCGGATCTCGGCGCATCTGCTGGGGTTGGGGAGCTTTGCCATGGACGTGGGCGCGGTGACGGTGTTCCTGCACACCTTCACCGAACGGGAGAAGATTTACAATCTTTGCGAGGCCCTGACCGGGGCGCGTTTCACCACCAGTTACACGCGCATTGGCGGCGTTTCCCGCGACACACCACCCGGTTGGTGCGACGCCGTGGGACGGTTCGTGGACGAGCTGTTGCGCGCGGTGGACGAGGTGGAAACGCTGTTGACGCGGAACCGGATCTGGGTGGACCGGACGCAGGGTCTGGGGGTGATCCCACCCGACCTGGCCGTGGCCTACGGGTTGACGGGTCCCAATCTGCGGGGCAGCGGCGTGGCCCATGACCTGCGCAAGGCCCATCCCTACCTGTGCTACGCCGAGCTGGAATTCGACGTGCCGGTGGGATCGCAGGGGGATTGTTACGACCGTTACCTGGTTCGCATGGAGGAGATGCGCCAGAGCGCGCGGATCATCCGGCAGTGCCTGGCACGGATGCCGGGCGGACCGGACAACGCCACGGGCGAGCCGGTTTGTGTGGACGACGGCAAGATCGTCCTGCCGCCCAAGGCGAAGGTGCTCACCTCCATGGAGGAGCTGATCCACCAGTTCATGCTGGTCACACAGGGGATCAACTGCCCGCCCGGCGAGGTGTACTTCGGGCACGAGAACCCCAAGGGCGAGCTGGGCTTTTACATTCACAGCCGGGGCGGTGGCGCGCCCTGGCGTTTGAAAATCCGCTCGCCCTCCTTCTGCAATTTGAGCATCCTGCCCCGGCTGTTGCCGGGT
- the nuoB gene encoding NADH-quinone oxidoreductase subunit NuoB, with protein MQTTAEIGYNSKVEGDVVITRLEAALNWFRQYSLWPMPMGLACCAIELMAAGASRFDIARFGAEVMRFSPRQSDVMIVSGTVTYKMALVVRRLYEQMAEPKWVIAMGACASTGGMYRSYAVLQGVDRILPVDVYVAGCPPRPEALLDALIKLQGKVRREPVLRTLKQPGPALPVRPPARQMELQP; from the coding sequence ATGCAAACCACGGCTGAAATCGGTTACAACTCCAAGGTGGAGGGCGACGTGGTGATCACGCGCCTGGAAGCCGCCCTGAACTGGTTCCGGCAATATTCGCTCTGGCCGATGCCGATGGGGCTGGCGTGCTGTGCGATTGAGCTGATGGCAGCCGGGGCCAGTCGGTTCGACATCGCGCGATTCGGGGCGGAGGTGATGCGGTTCAGCCCGCGGCAGTCGGACGTGATGATCGTGTCGGGCACGGTGACCTACAAGATGGCCCTGGTGGTGCGGCGGTTGTACGAGCAGATGGCCGAGCCCAAATGGGTGATTGCCATGGGCGCGTGCGCCTCCACGGGCGGGATGTACCGTTCCTATGCCGTGCTGCAGGGGGTGGACCGGATCCTGCCGGTGGACGTGTACGTGGCCGGCTGTCCGCCGCGGCCGGAAGCGCTGTTGGACGCACTGATCAAGTTGCAGGGGAAAGTCCGCCGGGAACCGGTTCTGCGGACGTTGAAACAGCCCGGGCCGGCCCTGCCGGTGCGCCCGCCGGCGCGGCAGATGGAGTTGCAGCCATGA
- a CDS encoding NADH-quinone oxidoreductase subunit C codes for MKVETVTALELAQQLRGRFPGWLGEPEEFRDEVSLDLADPEQVAEVCRVARDELGFDFLLDITSVDNFDRPPRWLIVYHLYNLRHRQMLRLRTRVPEERSELPTVTGVWPAADWHEREIYDMMGIRFRGHPDLRRILMWEGYPYHPLRKDFPLGGLPSEVPGVAFTEVAPLEGGPFVTAPGAPDAIQREPRAKPGPTES; via the coding sequence ATGAAGGTCGAAACGGTGACCGCCCTTGAGCTGGCCCAACAGTTGCGCGGGCGTTTCCCCGGTTGGTTGGGTGAACCGGAAGAGTTTCGGGACGAGGTGAGCCTGGACCTGGCCGATCCCGAGCAGGTGGCCGAGGTCTGTCGGGTGGCCCGGGACGAACTGGGCTTCGATTTCCTGCTGGACATCACCAGCGTGGACAACTTTGACCGGCCGCCGCGCTGGCTGATCGTGTATCACCTGTACAATCTGCGGCACCGGCAGATGTTGCGGCTCCGGACCCGGGTACCGGAGGAGCGGTCCGAGCTGCCCACCGTCACCGGTGTGTGGCCGGCAGCCGACTGGCACGAGCGGGAGATCTACGACATGATGGGCATCCGGTTTCGCGGGCATCCGGACCTGCGCCGGATCCTGATGTGGGAGGGCTACCCGTATCATCCGCTGCGAAAGGATTTTCCGTTGGGCGGTTTGCCGAGCGAGGTTCCGGGTGTGGCGTTCACCGAGGTGGCGCCGCTGGAGGGAGGGCCGTTTGTCACCGCCCCCGGAGCACCGGACGCCATCCAACGGGAACCGCGGGCCAAACCGGGGCCCACCGAAAGCTGA
- a CDS encoding metallophosphoesterase family protein, which produces MRIGVISDTHGYLDPRVPELFDGVDQIWHAGDVGPASILVALEQIAPVTAVLGNNDVDLPLREFELVRVGGRRFLLRHIVDPARPGQALLEMIARGELDGVVFGHTHRPYWNRHHGVLFLNPGYAGRPRAGLERTVALLHLGEGDCLVEHLRLDPPA; this is translated from the coding sequence ATGCGCATCGGCGTCATCTCGGACACCCACGGGTACCTCGACCCGCGAGTTCCCGAGCTTTTTGACGGTGTGGATCAGATCTGGCACGCGGGGGATGTCGGCCCCGCCTCCATCCTGGTCGCCCTGGAACAAATCGCGCCCGTGACGGCCGTGCTCGGGAACAACGATGTGGACCTGCCCCTGCGCGAATTCGAACTGGTGCGGGTCGGGGGCCGGCGTTTTTTACTGAGGCACATCGTGGATCCCGCCCGGCCCGGACAGGCCCTTCTCGAAATGATCGCCCGGGGCGAGCTGGACGGCGTGGTTTTCGGTCACACGCATCGGCCCTACTGGAACCGTCATCACGGCGTGCTGTTTCTCAATCCGGGCTATGCCGGCCGGCCCCGGGCCGGCCTTGAGCGAACCGTCGCCCTGCTGCACCTGGGCGAGGGCGATTGTCTGGTGGAACACCTGCGGCTGGACCCGCCGGCATGA